The Streptomyces pratensis genomic interval CGTCCGCCGCCATTTCCATACGCCGCCCGGCAGGGGCAAGCTGGAGAAGAGGCGATGGTGATGCGTACCGGAAGTGAACCGTCCACCGCACGCAGCCCCCTGCGGATGCGACTATGGCTGAGTCTATGGGGCATGATCTGGGCCTTGCCCGGCCTGGTGGCCTTCGTCGCGACCGGACGCCCTGGCTGGGCCACTGCCTGCGGTGTCCTACTGGTCGTCACGATCACGGACCTCTGCATCGTCGTCCGCCACCTGCGGCAGGGCCCGCATTACCAGCCGGGCCGGGAGATCCCGCCGTACGAGCCCGACAGGGGCGGGCGGGGTGACCGGGGGCGGGGCGACCGGGGGCAGTACGGCCCCTGAGTCCGGCCGGAGCGAGTCCG includes:
- a CDS encoding DUF6343 family protein: MRLWLSLWGMIWALPGLVAFVATGRPGWATACGVLLVVTITDLCIVVRHLRQGPHYQPGREIPPYEPDRGGRGDRGRGDRGQYGP